A region from the Dehalogenimonas sp. THU2 genome encodes:
- a CDS encoding ABC transporter ATP-binding protein, with product MAEPLLKVEGLVKNYGGLCAVAGVDLEVGRGKFVGLVGPNGCGKTTLLSSIYGLRPSDGGRVTFAGRHIEKMAPHQIFDLGMSNAFQFPRLFPTMTVLDNMIIAARNQPGDKLFNSLFRRGKWHRDEERLAIRAMELLELLNISHLTFSKAGEMSGGQQKLLEIGRSLMAEPDLLLLDEPAAGVNPVLGKQIFQELDKLKREKGMSFFIIEHRLELLMAYTDWVYVMDRGKIALQGEPKQVVNDPIFFDVYIGSRGGQE from the coding sequence ATGGCTGAACCCCTCCTCAAAGTAGAAGGCCTGGTCAAGAACTACGGCGGATTATGTGCCGTGGCCGGGGTCGACCTGGAGGTCGGGCGCGGCAAGTTCGTCGGTTTAGTCGGACCCAATGGCTGTGGCAAGACGACGCTGCTTTCTTCGATTTACGGTCTGCGTCCTTCCGACGGCGGCCGCGTCACCTTCGCCGGCCGGCATATCGAAAAAATGGCGCCGCATCAGATCTTCGACCTGGGTATGAGCAACGCCTTTCAGTTCCCGCGCCTCTTCCCCACCATGACCGTGCTGGACAACATGATCATCGCCGCCCGTAACCAGCCGGGTGACAAGCTATTCAACTCACTTTTCCGCCGCGGCAAATGGCACCGGGATGAGGAACGCCTGGCCATCCGCGCCATGGAACTGCTGGAACTCCTGAACATCAGTCACCTTACTTTTTCCAAGGCCGGCGAGATGTCCGGCGGCCAGCAGAAACTGCTGGAGATCGGCCGCTCCCTGATGGCGGAACCAGACCTGCTGCTTCTCGACGAACCGGCGGCGGGTGTCAATCCGGTGCTGGGCAAGCAGATCTTCCAGGAACTGGACAAGCTCAAGCGCGAAAAAGGCATGAGCTTTTTCATCATCGAGCACCGGCTGGAACTCCTGATGGCTTACACCGATTGGGTCTATGTCATGGACAGGGGTAAGATCGCGTTGCAAGGTGAGCCTAAGCAGGTGGTCAACGATCCCATTTTCTTTGATGTTTATATCGGCAGCCGGGGAGGGCAGGAATGA
- a CDS encoding branched-chain amino acid ABC transporter permease, giving the protein MDPILIYGINALVYIGIFAIVALSLNAEYGYTGLANFGKVAFFMIGAYSYALLVQAGVPWPVALALATLISSIFGLLVSLPAIRLREDYLAIVTLTFGEILRIFIKSEDWLANGVWGISIPPVFAAGNFTAGLWMNLALVFGLLAVCFVFMTLLANSPFGRIMRALREDQIAADAIGKNRITYKSQIFMIGSAMAGLGGALFANFVGYIAPESFLPIITFTIWMMVILGGPASNIGVIVGAAAVQLFERGTIILKDYVTLPIDPTNLQNILFGVIIITILMVRPSGLFKESKINTLGTRRAMRWLNPSSK; this is encoded by the coding sequence ATGGATCCGATACTCATATACGGCATAAACGCGCTGGTCTATATCGGCATTTTTGCCATCGTGGCCCTGTCGCTCAACGCCGAGTACGGCTATACCGGCCTGGCCAACTTCGGCAAAGTGGCCTTCTTCATGATCGGCGCCTACAGCTACGCTCTCCTGGTTCAAGCCGGGGTGCCCTGGCCGGTAGCCCTTGCGCTGGCCACCCTTATCTCCTCCATCTTCGGACTGCTGGTGTCGCTGCCGGCCATCCGCTTGCGTGAGGACTATTTAGCTATCGTGACGCTCACCTTCGGTGAGATACTGCGTATTTTCATCAAATCCGAGGATTGGCTGGCCAATGGCGTATGGGGCATCAGCATCCCGCCGGTTTTTGCCGCCGGTAACTTCACCGCCGGGCTGTGGATGAACCTGGCGCTGGTATTCGGCCTGCTGGCCGTCTGCTTCGTGTTCATGACGCTCCTAGCCAATTCTCCTTTCGGCCGCATCATGCGCGCTCTCCGGGAAGATCAGATCGCCGCCGACGCCATCGGCAAGAACCGCATCACCTATAAGAGCCAGATCTTCATGATCGGCTCGGCCATGGCCGGTCTCGGTGGCGCCCTCTTCGCCAACTTTGTCGGTTATATCGCCCCGGAGTCCTTCCTGCCCATCATCACCTTCACTATCTGGATGATGGTTATTCTGGGCGGTCCGGCCAGCAACATCGGCGTCATCGTCGGTGCGGCGGCGGTGCAGCTCTTCGAGCGGGGCACCATCATCCTCAAGGACTACGTCACGCTGCCTATCGACCCCACCAATCTGCAAAATATCCTCTTCGGGGTGATCATCATCACCATCCTGATGGTCCGCCCCAGCGGCCTGTTCAAGGAAAGCAAGATCAATACTCTGGGAACCAGGAGGGCCATGCGATGGCTGAACCCCTCCTCAAAGTAG
- a CDS encoding ABC transporter ATP-binding protein — translation MSDILTATGIKAGYGDVHIVNDVSLHLEYGGSVAIVGPNGSGKSTLLKSLLGFARLFDGKVVFDGRDITGMTSDKTVAMGLGYVSQTDNVFANLTIQENLEMGAYVRHDAAGVKQDIERMYQMFPELERRKKFYAGSLSGGERQMLAIARAMMANPRALLLDEPLASLSHKAVETIVEKLRIINESGTALMIIEQNTRRILAFARRAYVLVTGRLALEGDAATILENEDARRRYLGLGAD, via the coding sequence ATGAGCGATATCCTGACGGCCACCGGCATCAAGGCCGGCTACGGCGATGTGCACATCGTCAATGATGTGTCTTTGCACCTCGAATACGGCGGCAGCGTGGCTATCGTCGGGCCTAATGGCTCTGGTAAATCGACCCTGCTGAAAAGCCTGCTCGGGTTTGCCCGGCTTTTTGACGGCAAGGTCGTTTTCGACGGCCGGGATATCACTGGCATGACGTCCGACAAGACCGTGGCCATGGGCCTGGGCTACGTCTCCCAGACGGATAATGTCTTCGCCAATCTGACCATCCAGGAGAACCTGGAGATGGGCGCCTACGTCCGCCATGATGCCGCTGGGGTCAAACAGGACATCGAGCGCATGTACCAGATGTTCCCGGAGCTGGAGCGGCGGAAGAAGTTTTACGCCGGCAGCCTTTCCGGCGGTGAGCGGCAGATGCTGGCTATCGCCCGCGCGATGATGGCCAACCCGCGCGCTCTGCTTCTCGATGAACCGCTGGCCTCGCTGTCCCACAAGGCGGTGGAAACCATTGTGGAAAAACTGCGCATCATCAATGAGTCCGGCACCGCCCTCATGATCATCGAGCAGAATACCCGCCGCATCCTGGCCTTCGCCCGCCGCGCCTATGTGCTGGTGACCGGGCGCCTGGCACTGGAAGGCGATGCGGCCACCATCCTCGAGAACGAAGACGCCCGCAGGCGTTATCTCGGTCTCGGCGCAGACTAG